In a genomic window of uncultured Sphaerochaeta sp.:
- a CDS encoding glycerophosphodiester phosphodiesterase — MYKSFFDPMPKVVAHRGDSAHFPENTLHAFESAYSLGVDVIETDVHLSKDGEVVIWHDPTLDRNTNGSGMIEEHTLAELKELDAGYTFTKDGGKTFPFRGKGVQLCTLKEALSACPAQRFNVDLKSKGEAIVDAFIDVVKEEHATRRVVGASFHLSNLRMLRNKEPRIQTSITTKEVIPLLALEKLHLLRHKPTKHPIVFQVPVRQWGIEVITPHFITTMHARGAIIQVWTINEEEEMRRLFQLGVDSVMTDKPELAIKVATELGLRTHK; from the coding sequence ATGTATAAGTCTTTCTTCGATCCTATGCCGAAGGTTGTCGCCCACCGTGGGGACAGTGCTCACTTTCCGGAGAATACCCTCCATGCCTTCGAGAGCGCCTATTCCCTGGGAGTGGATGTCATCGAAACGGATGTACATCTTTCCAAGGATGGGGAAGTGGTTATTTGGCATGACCCTACCCTCGATCGCAATACCAACGGAAGTGGCATGATAGAAGAGCATACGCTTGCAGAGCTCAAAGAGCTCGATGCCGGCTACACCTTCACCAAGGATGGGGGAAAGACATTCCCCTTCCGTGGCAAGGGCGTACAGCTGTGCACACTGAAAGAAGCTCTTTCAGCCTGCCCAGCCCAACGCTTCAATGTTGATCTGAAGAGCAAGGGAGAAGCAATCGTCGATGCATTCATCGATGTGGTGAAAGAAGAGCATGCAACACGGCGGGTCGTGGGAGCTTCCTTTCATCTCTCCAACCTAAGGATGCTTCGCAACAAGGAGCCGAGAATCCAGACAAGCATTACTACGAAGGAGGTCATACCCCTTCTTGCTCTGGAAAAGTTGCATCTATTGCGCCATAAACCTACCAAGCATCCCATTGTTTTCCAGGTTCCTGTCCGCCAATGGGGTATTGAGGTCATCACCCCCCACTTCATCACCACCATGCATGCACGGGGTGCAATCATCCAGGTTTGGACGATCAATGAGGAAGAGGAGATGCGTCGCCTTTTCCAGCTCGGGGTCGACTCGGTGATGACCGACAAGCCTGAACTCGCCA
- a CDS encoding DMT family transporter, whose amino-acid sequence MNLPMYLFLDALTGMVISIMVVANTLYGQATTMGVSLIVNHTIGLVILSVILLLGRKHSAIRGPGKKAPWYLYFNGLFGLAILNLNYYTVVATGASLAMASTVFGQSFCSLIFDLTGWMGMQKRKLNKAKALSLAVSGVGIVVMASGGEGTFAILYVLLGVLAGAITMTQMVLNSTFASYKGAIRASHQNFIGGLAAGLLFYFLLQRQPTLEGLAKTPSLPFLLVVSGGILAVFVVVSTSYVIIKIPAVYSALLLSSAQILMSLAIDTIFFDKFSLPLLIGAILMLLGMAGNLVSDRKPTP is encoded by the coding sequence ATGAATCTTCCAATGTATCTCTTTCTTGATGCACTCACCGGTATGGTGATTTCAATCATGGTGGTAGCCAACACCCTATATGGGCAGGCCACCACGATGGGTGTCTCCCTGATCGTGAACCACACGATCGGGTTGGTCATCCTCTCGGTGATCCTGCTTCTGGGAAGGAAACACAGTGCCATACGGGGACCGGGCAAGAAAGCGCCCTGGTACCTTTACTTCAATGGGCTCTTTGGCCTTGCCATCCTGAACCTGAACTACTACACGGTGGTGGCTACCGGTGCATCCCTGGCAATGGCCTCAACCGTCTTCGGACAAAGTTTCTGCTCGCTCATCTTTGACCTGACCGGCTGGATGGGAATGCAAAAACGCAAGCTCAACAAGGCGAAAGCACTCAGTCTTGCTGTCAGCGGTGTTGGCATCGTGGTAATGGCAAGTGGAGGCGAGGGTACGTTTGCCATTCTGTATGTGTTGTTGGGCGTGCTTGCAGGAGCCATCACCATGACGCAGATGGTGCTCAACTCCACCTTTGCTTCCTACAAGGGAGCCATCCGAGCCTCGCACCAAAACTTCATCGGCGGTCTTGCCGCCGGCCTCTTGTTCTACTTCTTGCTTCAGAGGCAGCCCACTCTCGAAGGGCTTGCAAAAACCCCTTCACTGCCCTTCCTTCTGGTTGTGTCCGGGGGCATCCTGGCAGTCTTTGTGGTGGTGAGCACCAGCTATGTCATCATAAAGATTCCTGCTGTCTACTCAGCGTTGCTGCTCTCTTCCGCACAAATTCTGATGAGCCTTGCAATCGACACCATCTTCTTTGACAAGTTCAGTCTTCCCTTGCTCATCGGAGCCATCCTGATGCTCCTAGGCATGGCGGGAAATCTTGTTTCGGACAGAAAGCCTACTCCCTAG
- a CDS encoding DNA repair protein has product MTSFPSLGEQEALSYLWPPFGHDSADLDLFRSSILDFHAHHGRRFAWRETSDPYRILLSEVMLQQTQTSRVEPKYEQFLSLWPDFSSLAKAPLDELLFHWKGLGYNRRALNLRKSAALTEQWGWTIPPDEKAISSLPGVGKATTAALLAFAYQMQSIYLETNIRRVLLTCFYPEAEHVKDKELEQLLALLVAGIEDVKSWYYALMDYGVLLKALLPNANTRSAHYTRQSAFENSNRQIRGQLIHLLADTGAKDSRAIVSILSRFDEERILSCLADLQKEGFVQESGGVYRIPRE; this is encoded by the coding sequence ATGACCTCCTTTCCCTCCCTTGGCGAGCAGGAGGCTCTCTCCTATCTCTGGCCTCCCTTTGGCCACGATTCAGCAGACTTGGATCTGTTCCGCTCCTCCATTCTTGACTTCCATGCACACCATGGACGTCGCTTTGCTTGGCGGGAGACAAGCGACCCGTATCGCATCCTCCTCTCCGAGGTGATGCTCCAGCAGACACAGACCTCACGGGTTGAGCCCAAATATGAGCAGTTCCTCTCGCTTTGGCCCGATTTCTCCTCCCTTGCCAAAGCTCCCCTGGATGAACTGCTCTTCCACTGGAAAGGGCTTGGGTACAACAGACGGGCCCTGAACCTCAGAAAGAGTGCCGCACTCACGGAGCAGTGGGGGTGGACCATTCCCCCCGATGAGAAGGCGATCTCCAGCCTGCCAGGGGTAGGAAAAGCCACCACGGCAGCCTTGCTTGCTTTTGCTTATCAGATGCAGTCCATCTATTTGGAAACCAACATACGAAGGGTCTTGCTTACCTGTTTCTATCCGGAAGCGGAACACGTGAAGGACAAGGAGCTGGAACAGCTGCTTGCCTTGCTGGTTGCCGGCATTGAGGATGTGAAGAGCTGGTATTATGCACTGATGGACTACGGGGTGCTTCTCAAGGCACTGCTGCCCAATGCAAACACGCGAAGCGCACACTACACAAGGCAAAGTGCATTCGAGAACTCAAACCGCCAGATTCGCGGTCAGCTCATTCATTTGCTTGCCGATACCGGAGCAAAGGACAGCCGAGCGATCGTAAGCATTCTCTCCCGATTTGATGAGGAACGCATCCTCTCCTGTTTGGCCGACCTGCAGAAGGAGGGCTTTGTCCAGGAGTCTGGGGGCGTCTACCGTATTCCTAGGGAGTAG
- a CDS encoding RNA methyltransferase, with the protein MDQQTNLGRIQIVLVDTQDGANIGSTCRAMKTMGITRLVLVGDREYDENRVRTLALHASDVWENAKRFSTLKEALSESVLTVAATRRRGKFRKGSALNPTQLSDVVQKTGEGLVSIVFGRESDGLTDEEVAMCAQVVTIPTSEQFPSLNLSQAVQIITFTLFDTIKTYPVQANPVTQARCEEAALKSSEALDSIGYFKLAQEKLWTFRFLRDVFERAALTESEIQKMEKVFVKMSRVKAHKEIEDDV; encoded by the coding sequence ATGGACCAACAAACTAATCTGGGAAGGATTCAAATCGTACTGGTCGATACCCAGGATGGAGCCAATATCGGCTCAACCTGCCGTGCCATGAAGACCATGGGGATCACCCGCCTTGTGCTGGTTGGAGACCGTGAGTACGACGAGAACCGAGTGCGTACGCTTGCTCTGCATGCAAGCGATGTCTGGGAGAATGCCAAGCGCTTCTCCACCCTCAAGGAAGCACTCTCCGAGAGTGTGCTTACCGTCGCTGCCACCCGTAGACGGGGAAAGTTTCGCAAGGGCAGTGCACTCAATCCCACACAGCTCTCTGATGTGGTGCAAAAAACAGGAGAAGGTTTGGTCTCCATAGTCTTCGGAAGAGAGTCCGATGGACTGACTGACGAAGAGGTTGCGATGTGTGCACAGGTGGTGACCATTCCCACCAGTGAGCAGTTCCCCTCCCTCAATCTCTCCCAAGCGGTGCAAATCATCACCTTCACCCTCTTTGACACAATCAAAACCTATCCGGTGCAGGCCAACCCGGTTACCCAAGCCCGATGTGAAGAGGCTGCGCTCAAGTCCAGCGAGGCTTTGGACAGTATCGGCTATTTCAAGCTTGCACAGGAGAAGCTGTGGACCTTCCGCTTCCTCAGGGATGTTTTTGAGCGAGCAGCCCTGACCGAGAGCGAAATCCAGAAGATGGAGAAGGTCTTTGTGAAAATGTCCAGGGTGAAGGCTCACAAGGAGATTGAGGACGATGTATAA
- a CDS encoding AI-2E family transporter, with amino-acid sequence MTETPSNSTRYMQIFLGVLATLAVLAALKLSKDVTIPLVLSFFCFLLFSPLLRRLDKLHIPRIISVTFVMALLLFIFVGAGWFVIMTVDTLVRLIPFYAEKVVSLDRLVSSRVSTFVDLPVGASFLSILPVNWSSLAISSLTSISNKFLSITKVATLVYIFFLFLLLERQSVIPKLLAAVPKSKGMKVAVMFERITRQISKYLILKALLSALTGVLFFLTAVITGLDLPMLWGVLAFVFNFIPSIGSVIITTLTIFMALVQFAPDWTSVFYVAILTISTQMILGNIIDPRLQGGQLNLSPFVILVSLSLWGYIWGIPGMFISVPLTSVLQILCANIKSLRPVAILISSGKSYQRESAKQKALERYLRKQDKLRRGEHPSAEHLAKAEDDEAVNDYHKGDFILPENFGDKK; translated from the coding sequence ATGACAGAAACGCCCTCCAACAGCACCCGCTACATGCAGATTTTTCTGGGAGTCCTTGCAACTCTTGCAGTTTTGGCCGCCTTGAAGCTATCCAAGGACGTTACGATTCCCTTGGTGCTCTCGTTCTTCTGTTTTCTGTTGTTCAGTCCCTTGCTCCGCCGATTGGACAAACTGCACATCCCGCGCATCATCAGCGTGACGTTCGTCATGGCCCTCCTGCTCTTCATCTTTGTGGGAGCCGGATGGTTTGTGATCATGACAGTGGATACCTTGGTTCGCCTGATTCCCTTCTACGCTGAGAAGGTTGTCTCCCTGGACCGCTTGGTCTCCAGTCGTGTCTCAACCTTCGTTGATTTGCCTGTTGGAGCCTCATTTCTCTCCATTCTTCCCGTCAACTGGTCGAGCCTTGCCATCAGCAGCCTGACCTCCATTTCCAACAAGTTCCTTTCCATAACCAAGGTTGCCACCCTTGTCTACATCTTTTTCCTTTTCTTGCTTCTGGAACGGCAGAGCGTCATCCCCAAGTTGCTGGCAGCAGTGCCCAAAAGCAAGGGCATGAAGGTTGCGGTCATGTTCGAGCGCATCACCCGCCAGATTTCGAAGTACCTCATCCTCAAAGCCTTGCTCAGTGCCCTTACCGGTGTACTCTTCTTCCTTACTGCTGTCATCACCGGGCTGGATCTTCCGATGCTCTGGGGCGTCCTGGCTTTTGTGTTCAACTTCATCCCCTCCATCGGTTCGGTGATCATCACTACGCTGACCATTTTCATGGCCTTGGTGCAATTCGCCCCCGACTGGACTTCTGTTTTCTATGTTGCAATCCTGACGATCAGCACCCAGATGATTCTGGGCAACATCATAGATCCCCGCCTGCAAGGCGGACAGCTGAATCTCTCTCCCTTTGTCATTCTTGTTTCCCTCTCCCTGTGGGGCTATATCTGGGGTATCCCGGGTATGTTCATCTCTGTCCCGCTTACCAGTGTCCTGCAGATTCTTTGTGCAAACATCAAGAGCCTGCGACCGGTTGCCATCCTGATCAGCAGCGGAAAGAGTTACCAACGGGAGAGTGCCAAGCAAAAGGCCTTGGAGCGGTACTTGCGCAAGCAGGATAAGCTGAGGAGGGGAGAACACCCCTCGGCCGAGCACTTGGCAAAAGCAGAGGATGATGAAGCCGTCAACGATTACCACAAGGGAGATTTCATTCTTCCCGAGAACTTCGGCGACAAGAAATGA